The DNA sequence GAGAAGCGGATCTGTGAACGGCTCTATGGCCCGGAGTACGCAGGCATGCTCGCGCTGCTCGGCTATCAGGACCTCCAGCATTCGGTGGAGCGCTTCACCGCGGATGGCGCGGTGCAGGACACCCGGCTGAAGCTGGACCTGGCGGGGCGCGATCCCGATGATGGGGTGTCCGACATCGCCTATGAGAAGGGGTACGCGTTCCTGCGCCGGTTGGAGGAGGAGGTGGGTCGCGAGCGTTTCGACGCCTTCCTCCGCGCCTACTTCGACCGCTTCGCCTTCAAGGCCATCACCACCGAGGAGTTCCTGGCGCATCTCGATGAACATCTCGTTCGACCCCTCCGCGTGCAGGTGGACGTGAAGGAGTGGGTGTATGGGACCGGAATTCCGAAGGACCTGGTGGTGCCGGTGAGCGACCGGTTCCTGAAGGTGGAGGTGGAGATCGAACGGTGGCGGACCGGCACCCCCGCGAACGAATTGCACACCACGGGCTGGAGCACCTTCGAGTGGATCCACTTCGTGCGGCATCTGCCGGACAGCCTTGATGGCGACCGCATGGCCGACCTGGATGCGGCCTTCGGCTTCACGCGCTCGGGCAATGCGGAGGTGGTGGCGGCCTGGTTGGAGCAATGCGTGCGCAACGACTATCCGCCGGCCTACGAACGCCTGGACGCCTTCCTCACCGAAGTGGGGCGCAGGAAATTCGTGCAGCCCCTGTTCGAGGCCCTGCAGACCAGTGAGAAGGGAAGGGCCATGGCCAGGAACATCTATCAGCGTGCGCGACCCAACTATCACTCGGTCACGGTGCGCACGATCGACGAACTGCTGGACTGGACGCCGATGAGCGATCCGGTCACCCTCTGATCAGCCGAAGCAACGGCGCAGCACCACCGGGTCCAGGGCGTGGCCGCCGGGGAACAGATGTCGCTCTGCGGTGATCCCGGCCGCCGCAAAGCGCTCGGCGTTCTGCTCCCACTGGACCGAGGGCACCAGCGTGTCCTGTTCGCCGTGCACCAGGTCCACCCGGCAGCTTCCGAAGGCCCGCGTCAGCTCGTCGCGCTGCAGCTCGGGTGGCAGGCTTCCGCCCCAAAGAACGACCTGTGCGGGCCGGTGTTCGCTTCGTGTGAGCCAGCGCGCCACGGTGGCCACACCCTGGGAGAATCCCAGCACGTGCAGCGGGCGGCGCCCGTCGGCGGGCTGAAGCAGGTCCACCAGCGCGTCCAGGTAGTGCACATGGTCGTCGATCTCGTGCGCGCGGTCCTCGCGGGTCATCCACGTGGCGCCCACGCGTTGATGCGCCGGATCGAGGTAGAAGCGGCTCAAGCCCTCGGGGGCCACCACCGCATCACCACCCGCCACGGGGGC is a window from the Flavobacteriales bacterium genome containing:
- a CDS encoding dienelactone hydrolase family protein, producing MEEHFIRVGRTARYHQLGDPRTASRLWVVVHGYGQLARYFLNAFAPVAGGDAVVAPEGLSRFYLDPAHQRVGATWMTREDRAHEIDDHVHYLDALVDLLQPADGRRPLHVLGFSQGVATVARWLTRSEHRPAQVVLWGGSLPPELQRDELTRAFGSCRVDLVHGEQDTLVPSVQWEQNAERFAAAGITAERHLFPGGHALDPVVLRRCFG